In Helianthus annuus cultivar XRQ/B chromosome 9, HanXRQr2.0-SUNRISE, whole genome shotgun sequence, the following are encoded in one genomic region:
- the LOC110880199 gene encoding MMS19 nucleotide excision repair protein homolog yields the protein MADSTTISCVKHIETYVDSSSSRSPSQQDASLDALAKLLLNDIITLELLVREMEMYLTTTDNIIRARGILLLAELLTRCSSKRVEDKTVHSLVGFFADRLADWRALRGALVGCLALMRRKTDIGAISSSDANAVAQSFMQNLQVQSLGQHDRKLCFEILECLMDSYPDTVMSMEDEFVYVICEAIDGEKDPQCLLLTFRLVERLAQLYPESSSSLASYAEDLFNILGSYFPIHFTHPKGEDDAKREELSRALMLAFASTPLFEPFAIPLLLEKLSSSLPSAKIESLKYLTYCMDKYHGNVIQEQHKPLWSSLKDIVLTSAPSSLTAGSRYEDNKVADEALVLVQKLIQQDNDSVSFLKLILNDADVNMTLKNLSNYNNYDDIAVTDKQRLNAVSRILHVSAAASVASCNAIFQSVFSELVNGLQSTMQEKDYTPGGLKFGYLYVCVDLLTACSTLVKPTDKTYLDKETWCTMLHSFCPLLTSSFVKTMKESTLDIYTHTGVRGLQILASFPANFSPVSKSTFEEILVEFTSVITLKFNNASIWRFVLNALVEIGSLIKKSDDSEKMASFDVIVVEKMLPLLSSDDLSMPFSLKVGAVSKIGMTNLKYMRKIVQELNTAISTNLQKYWLDGNSNSAEHAMLLLECYVDEVLPWFQNVKDNDNVPMHFALKIWNEIEDNTMFFDSLNDKKLLETTMNGMKRAVASCSEDSQSTILDKAFSILSSSTSFQVDESMQPAEYSCREEWIISLFDSVIIALRPKTQVKNTEEILQIITRALSNAHIPSAHALGSLFNKIPNDSLEEAMDITFNKYIVRFANGNGDNEIGVSNLRLSNVNDGLVTSDAIVVGLAWVGKGLLMRGHEKVKDVIKFFLNFLISNRSTSSGSVSSSEDCDDLTRAVADSFSIIMSDSEACLNRNLHATVKPLYKQRLFNMVMPILLAAIVKSDSPIPYKSMMHRAIAHVISNTPLSAIIGEAKKLIPLMVDGLTILSEDGKNRDIVYNLLLVLSGILTDKNGQEVIVENTYTVIMCLNKLVFYQHMMLVRETAIQCLTAMTELPYASVYRFRPEVLQTLSRALDDPKRSVRQEAVRCRQAWASISSRSLHI from the exons ATGGCCGATTCAACCACAATCAGCTGTGTTAAACACATCGAAACCTACGTCGATTCTTCGTCATCCAGATCTCCATCTCAACAG GACGCAAGTTTAGATGCACTTGCAAAGCTCTTGTTGAATGATATCATAACTCTCGAATTACTG GTTAGAGAAATGGAGATGTATTTAACTACTACCGACAACATTATTCGAGCTCGAG GCATACTTCTTCTTGCAGAGCTGTTGACGCGATGTTCATCGAAACGTGTGGAGGATAAAACCGTTCATAGCTTGGTTGGATTTTTTGCAGATAGATTG GCAGATTGGCGAGCATTACGTGGTGCTCTTGTGGGTTGTTTGGCTCTAATGAGGAGGAAAACTGACATTGGTGCAATCAGTAGTAGTGATGCAAATGCGGTTGCTCAGTCGTTTATGCAAAATCTACAAGTTCAATCTTTAGGACAGCATGACAGGAAG CTCTGCTTCGAGATTCTAGAATGCCTTATGGATTCTTATCCTGACACAGTGATGTCGATG GAGGATGAATTTGTTTATGTAATCTGTGAAGCAATAGACGGTGAAAAGGATCCACAATGTTTGTTGCTCACATTTCGTCTCGTGGAAAGACTGGCACAGTTGTATCCAGAATCTTCTAGTTCATTAGCAAGCTATGCTGAGGATCTTTTCAACATTTTGGGATCTTATTTCCCCATTCATTTTACACAC CCAAAAGGCGAGGATGATGCGAAAAGGGAGGAGCTCTCAAGGGCATTAATG CTGGCTTTTGCATCTACGCCCCTCTTTGAGCCGTTTGCCATACCTTTGCTTCTCGAAAAACTTTCTTCATCTCTTCCATCTGCAAAGATAGAATCTTTAAAGTATCTTACTTATTGCATGGATAAATATCATGGGAACGTAATTCAAGAACAACATAAACCTCTTTGGTCATCGTTAAAAGATATAGTTTTGACTTCTGCACCATCTTCTTTGACTGCGGGTTCAAGATACGAGGATAATAAAGTTGCAGATGAAGCTCTCGTTCTTGTACAAAAGCTTATTCAGCAAGATAACGACTCGGTTTCGTTTCTAAAATTGATTTTGAACGATGCGGATGTCAACATGACTCTAAAGAACCTTTCAAATTATAATAATTACGATGATATCGCAGTGACAGATAAGCAAAGATTAAACGCAGTTAGTCGAATTCTACATGTATCGGCCGCAGCTTCAGTTGCTTCATGTAATGCAATATTTCAAAGTGTATTCTCGGAATTAGTTAATGGTTTGCAGTCAACGATGCAAGAGAAAGATTACACTCCTGGTGGACTTAAGTTCGGGTACCTTTACGTATGTGTTGACTTGCTTACTGCTTGCAGCACGTTGGTCAAACCGACAGACAAAACTTATCTCGACAAAGAGACATGGTGCACCATGCTTCATAGCTTCTGTCCTTTGTTAACTTCTTCCTTTGTTAAAACTATGAAAGAAAGCACTCTTGATATCTATACACATACCGGTG TTAGGGGATTGCAGATTTTGGCTTCGTTTCCCGCAAATTTCTCGCCTGTGTCAAAGTCGACATTCGAGGAAATTTTGGTGGAATTTACTTCAGTTATCACCCTCAAGTTTAACAATGCATCTATTTGGAGATTTGTATTAAACGCATTAGTCGAAATTGGCTCGCTTATCAAGAAATCCGATGATTCTGAGAAAATGGCAAGCTTTGATGTTATTGTTGTAGAGAAGATGTTGCCTTTATTGTCTTCTGATGATTTATCAATGCCGTTTTCACTCAAAGTTGGAGCGGTATCCAAAATTGGTATGACTAATTTGAAGTATATGCGGAAAATTGTCCAAGAACTTAACACAGCTATCTCTACCAACTTGCAAAAATACTGG CTTGATGGAAACTCAAACTCAGCTGAACATGCAATGCTCCTTTTGGAATGCTACGTTGATGAGGTGCTTCCGTG GTTTCAGAATGTTAAAGATAACGACAATGTGCCTATGCATTTCGCATTAAAAATTTGGAACGAAATAGAAGACAACACAATGTTTTTTGACAGCCTCAATGATAAA AAACTTCTAGAAACAACAATGAACGGAATGAAGCGCGCGGTGGCAAGTTGTTCAGAGGACAGTCAAAGCACGATTCTCGATAAAGCCTTTAGCATACTTTCATCAAGCACAAGTTTTCAAGTCGATGAATCCATGCAACCCGCTGAATATTCTTGTAGAGAAGAGTGGATCATCTCGTTATTTGATTCAGTAATAATAGCACTTCGTCCTAAAACGCAAGTAAAAAACACCGAAGAAATATTACAGATTATCACGAGAGCTCTTTCCAACGCGCATATTCCATCCGCTCACGCGTTGGGATCTTTATTTAACAAGATTCCCAATGATAGTTTGGAAGAAGCTATGGATATTACGTTTAACAAATACATAGTGAGATTCGCTAATGGCAATGGTGATAATGAGATCGGAGTGAGCAATTTAAGATTAAGCAATGTAAACGATGGATTAGTAACTTCCGATGCTATTGTCGTTGGGTTAGCTTGGGTCGGAAAAGGCTTACTTATGCGGGGCCATGAAAAAGTAAAAGACGTGATCAAGTTTTTTCTGAATTTTTTGATTTCAAATCGTTCAACCTCAAGCGGAAGCGTAAGTTCATCTGAAGATTGTGATGACCTAACGAGAGCGGTTGCAGACTCGTTTAGTATTATAATGAGTGATTCCGAAGCTTGTTTGAACAGAAATTTACACGCAACCGTAAAACCGCTTTATAAGCAACGGCTATTCAATATGGTGATGCCAATTTTGTTGGCAGCAATAGTGAAATCGGATTCACCGATACCTTATAAATCCATGATGCATCGAGCTATTGCACATGTTATATCTAATACTCCCTTGAGTGCTATTATTGGTGAAGCCAAGAAA CTCATCCCCTTGATGGTAGATGGTTTAACGATCCTGAGTGAAGATGGTAAAAATCGAGACATTGTTTACAACCTTCTACTTGTTTTATCAGGAATATTGACTGATAAAAATG GTCAGGAAGTTATTGTAGAAAATACATATACGGTCATCATGTGCCTTAACAAACTTGTATTCTACCAACACATGATG CTGGTACGTGAGACAGCGATTCAGTGTCTGACTGCAATGACGGAGCTGCCTTATGCTAGTGTATATCGGTTCCGGCCAGAG GTGCTACAGACGTTATCAAGAGCCCTTGATGACCCAAAAAGAAGTGTCCGGCAAGAAGCCGTTAGATGTCGACAGGCATG GGCTTCAATCTCATCTAGAAGTCTTCATATTTGA
- the LOC110880200 gene encoding uncharacterized protein LOC110880200 isoform X1 → MPITGGKSKSRMKRKPLRDVSNATAFKRPVTTHSVMKKQESVTTSGDPLDRLLLVHSDLSVLIHQIDELVVQALEKKVRNEKEIESFSQVLHEMQNSLKPWVSRFQNVLPARVIESNNQLETRFASMKITPSVNEETSKNLVSPYVDKFDFLVSPSPLVSWRRADCAADGGRNLFLLTPLPKRTPFSSRLKKSSKSVFKKITNDVTAKPVCPVAENEKRVTTWENVFASPEKVVRKSDVVIVSTPYVKMSPPKSCTLLEPSLEWCNKINSTIKRPVDPVGGGSGDSDPSNCKLPSGHLALKYPEIFGIRASCKMGNSRKAVEASPNWCMQMSPPKTCVLLEPSDDDQYKDVETELKKADGVPTVVSCKEGVMESTPMCKDLDTTVLKGKRAGENTLKKELWTRFEAATTHGIHVKSAFNQESGNTSGTNKGFMDLLEEVS, encoded by the exons ATGCCAATCACCGGCGGCAAATCCAAATCAAGAATGAAGAGGAAGCCCCTCAGAGATGTATCAAATGCTACTGCTTTCAAACGTCCCGTAACCACTCATTCAGTTATGAAGAAACAAGAATCAGTCACGACTTCCGGCGACCCTCTCGATCGACTCCTCCTCGTTCACTCCGATCTGTCTGTTCTTATTCACCAG ATCGACGAACTCGTTGTCCAAGCGTTGGAAAAAAAAGTGAGGAACGAGAAGGAAATAGAATCTTTTTCCCAAGTATTGCATGAAATGCAAAATTCATTAAAG CCTTGGGTTTCAAGATTCCAGAACGTTCTTCCTGCTCGTGTTATAGAATCCAATAATCAACTGGAAACACGTTTCGCAAGTATGAAAATCACTCCTTCCGTAAACGAGGAAACAAGCAAAAATCTAGTCAGCCCATACGTCGACAAGTTTGACTTTTTGGTCTCCCCATCACCGCTTGTGTCTTGGCGGCGTGCTGACTGTGCAGCAGATGGCGGTAGAAACCTGTTCCTGCTAACACCTCTACCTAAACGTACACCATTCTCATCACGATTAAAGAAATCATCCAAATCAGTATTCAAGAAGATAACGAATGACGTTACCGCTAAACCCGTGTGCCCAGTGGCTGAAAATGAGAAACGCGTTACCACATGGGAGAACGTGTTTGCTTCTCCTGAAAAGGTGGTAAGGAAGAGTGATGTCGTTATCGTTTCAACTCCTTACGTGAAAATGTCTCCGCCGAAATCTTGTACATTGTTGGAACCGTCTTTGGAATggtgcaacaagataaacagcaCTATAAAACGACCCGTGGATCCTGTTGGTGGTGGGTCGGGAGATTCTGACCCGTCTAACTGTAAACTACCGTCTGGGCATCTGGCTTTGAAATATCCTGAGATTTTTGGAATTAGGGCTTCTTGTAAAATGGGAAATTCGAGAAAAGCGGTGGAAGCATCACCGAATTGGTGTATGCAGATGTCACCGCCTAAGACGTGTGTTCTTTTGGAACCAAGTGATGATGATCAGTACAAAGACGTTGAAACAGAGTTGAAGAAGGCTGATGGTGTACCGACTGTTGTGTCATGCAAAGAAG GAGTGATGGAAAGCACTCCAATGTGTAAGGATCTTGACACCACAGTTTTAAAAGGCAAGCGTGCTGGTGAGAACACTTTGAAGAAAGAACTGTGGACAAGATTTGAAGCAGCAACGACTCACGGAATTCATGTTAAATCAGCTTTTAATCAAGAAAGTGGTAATACATCCGGAACCAACAAAGGGTTTATGGACTTGTTAGAAGAGGTTTCTTGA
- the LOC110880200 gene encoding uncharacterized protein LOC110880200 isoform X2: MPITGGKSKSRMKRKPLRDVSNATAFKRPVTTHSVMKKQESVTTSGDPLDRLLLVHSDLSVLIHQIDELVVQALEKKVRNEKEIESFSQVLHEMQNSLKPWVSRFQNVLPARVIESNNQLETRFASMKITPSVNEETSKNLVSPYVDKFDFLVSPSPLVSWRRADCAADGGRNLFLLTPLPKRTPFSSRLKKSSKSVFKKITNDVTAKPVCPVAENEKRVTTWENVFASPEKVVRKSDVVIVSTPYVKMSPPKSCTLLEPSLEWCNKINSTIKRPVDPVGGGSGDSDPSNCKLPSGHLALKYPEIFGIRASCKMGNSRKAVEASPNWCMQMSPPKTCVLLEPSDDDQYKDVETELKKADGVPTVVSCKEVMESTPMCKDLDTTVLKGKRAGENTLKKELWTRFEAATTHGIHVKSAFNQESGNTSGTNKGFMDLLEEVS, from the exons ATGCCAATCACCGGCGGCAAATCCAAATCAAGAATGAAGAGGAAGCCCCTCAGAGATGTATCAAATGCTACTGCTTTCAAACGTCCCGTAACCACTCATTCAGTTATGAAGAAACAAGAATCAGTCACGACTTCCGGCGACCCTCTCGATCGACTCCTCCTCGTTCACTCCGATCTGTCTGTTCTTATTCACCAG ATCGACGAACTCGTTGTCCAAGCGTTGGAAAAAAAAGTGAGGAACGAGAAGGAAATAGAATCTTTTTCCCAAGTATTGCATGAAATGCAAAATTCATTAAAG CCTTGGGTTTCAAGATTCCAGAACGTTCTTCCTGCTCGTGTTATAGAATCCAATAATCAACTGGAAACACGTTTCGCAAGTATGAAAATCACTCCTTCCGTAAACGAGGAAACAAGCAAAAATCTAGTCAGCCCATACGTCGACAAGTTTGACTTTTTGGTCTCCCCATCACCGCTTGTGTCTTGGCGGCGTGCTGACTGTGCAGCAGATGGCGGTAGAAACCTGTTCCTGCTAACACCTCTACCTAAACGTACACCATTCTCATCACGATTAAAGAAATCATCCAAATCAGTATTCAAGAAGATAACGAATGACGTTACCGCTAAACCCGTGTGCCCAGTGGCTGAAAATGAGAAACGCGTTACCACATGGGAGAACGTGTTTGCTTCTCCTGAAAAGGTGGTAAGGAAGAGTGATGTCGTTATCGTTTCAACTCCTTACGTGAAAATGTCTCCGCCGAAATCTTGTACATTGTTGGAACCGTCTTTGGAATggtgcaacaagataaacagcaCTATAAAACGACCCGTGGATCCTGTTGGTGGTGGGTCGGGAGATTCTGACCCGTCTAACTGTAAACTACCGTCTGGGCATCTGGCTTTGAAATATCCTGAGATTTTTGGAATTAGGGCTTCTTGTAAAATGGGAAATTCGAGAAAAGCGGTGGAAGCATCACCGAATTGGTGTATGCAGATGTCACCGCCTAAGACGTGTGTTCTTTTGGAACCAAGTGATGATGATCAGTACAAAGACGTTGAAACAGAGTTGAAGAAGGCTGATGGTGTACCGACTGTTGTGTCATGCAAAGAAG TGATGGAAAGCACTCCAATGTGTAAGGATCTTGACACCACAGTTTTAAAAGGCAAGCGTGCTGGTGAGAACACTTTGAAGAAAGAACTGTGGACAAGATTTGAAGCAGCAACGACTCACGGAATTCATGTTAAATCAGCTTTTAATCAAGAAAGTGGTAATACATCCGGAACCAACAAAGGGTTTATGGACTTGTTAGAAGAGGTTTCTTGA